The following coding sequences are from one Lolium rigidum isolate FL_2022 chromosome 6, APGP_CSIRO_Lrig_0.1, whole genome shotgun sequence window:
- the LOC124665010 gene encoding LEAF RUST 10 DISEASE-RESISTANCE LOCUS RECEPTOR-LIKE PROTEIN KINASE-like 2.1, translating to MRAIRRTVQLRTHRGAQRDDGANERQCDIIAGSSSIIFLCLLFFACSLGYKRYGSKIISKVTSKIKSVIENWTGKISKRTQRIESFLQKNGTPYPKRFKYAEVKNITKSFAAKLGQGGFGAVYRGNLSDGRQVAVKILQASKGDGEEFINEVASISRTSHVNIVALLGFCLEGSKRALIYEYMPNGSLERYVFKSNSKDAISITWEKLFHTAVGIARGLEYLHCGCSTRIVHFDIKPHNILLDEEFCSKISDFEMAKLCVNKESIISIGGARGTIGYIAPEVFSKHFGAVSSKSDVYSYGMMVLEMVGAREKNINDSESSSQYFPQWIYEHLDDYCVSASAMNGEITEIVRKMIVVGLWCIQVSPTNRPTMTRVVEMLEGTTSGLELPPKVLLSFFEDRVMSLS from the coding sequence ATATAATAGCAGGCAGCTCGAGCATAATATTTCTATGCCTACTATTTTTTGCATGTTCATTGGGCTATAAGAGATATGGATCCAAGATTATATCAAAGGTAACATCAAAAATTAAGTCCGTCATAGAAAATTGGACCGGGAAGATATCAAAGCGGACGCAAAGGATTGAGTCTTTCTTACAAAAGAATGGGACGCCATACCCGAAAAGATTCAAGTACGCAGAAGTGAAAAATATAACAAAATCTTTTGCTGCAAAGCTGGGTCAAGGTGGATTTGGTGCTGTTTACAGAGGCAACCTCTCTGATGGTCGACAGGTAGCTGTCAAGATACTACAGGCCTCAAAGGGTGATGGGGAGGAGTTCATTAATGAGGTAGCCAGTATTAGCAGAACTTCGCATGTCAACATTGTGGCTCTTTTAGGATTTTGCCTCGAAGGATCCAAAAGGGCTCTCATCTATGAATACATGCCTAACGGTTCACTTGAAAGATATGTTTTCAAAAGCAACTCTAAAGACGCAATTTCTATCACTTGGGAGAAATTGTTTCATACAGCAGTTGGCATTGCCCGAGGACTTGAATATCTTCACTGTGGATGCAGCACCCGCATCGTGCATTTTGATATCAAACCCCACAACATTCTACTGGATGAAGAGTTCTGCTCTAAGATTTCTGATTTTGAAATGGCAAAGCTGTGCGTAAATAAAGAGAGTATTATCTCCATCGGTGGTGCAAGAGGAACAATAGGGTATATTGCCCCAGAGGTTTTTTCAAAGCATTTTGGAGCAGTGAGCAGCAAGTCTGATGTCTATAGCTATGGAATGATGGTCCTTGAGATGGTTGGAGCAAGGGAGAAGAATATCAATGACAGTGAATCTAGCAGCCAATATTTCCCACAGTGGATCTATGAGCATCTAGATGATTACTGTGTGAGTGCTTCTGCGATGAACGGTGAAATTACAGAGATTGTAAGGAAGATGATAGTGGTTGGGCTGTGGTGTATACAAGTAAGTCCTACTAATCGACCAACAATGACTAGAGTCGTAGAGATGCTAGAAGGGACCACAAGTGGCCTGGAGTTACCTCCTAAAGTGCTTTTAAGTTTTTTTGAAGATCGAGTTATGAGTTTGAGTTGA